A DNA window from Streptomyces sp. B21-083 contains the following coding sequences:
- a CDS encoding fumarylacetoacetate hydrolase family protein, with protein sequence MRWRQRRPPCARSRTEDGHTGTEFGLARLAAELSYVRGGPPSRKPAGRADLPRDVGPSGCGEREPRASNSSASCRAPRAATVALLAQTELLRAEQRRVAVLDERARIAREIRMDAVHAAGPRAQACACVIQHQSPFQAAVPFLVIQGVTPLIWPLLVRLLHRVGPGPMLVTGFVSLAGAQLWLRAVPIHESGLVPLLGPLVLNGVGFGLVVAALTAAAVNVVPPNLTGMARATTSLVRDLGQTLGPAKGKDTSTTLGPWLVTADELEPHRNPEGFLDVALTVQVNGETVGRDRLGNMAWTFEEMAAYASRGTWIRPGDILGSGTCGNGGCLAELWGRAGTFEPPPVVPGDIVTMTVEGIGTISNTVVEGVPPIPLPAARRRG encoded by the coding sequence GTGCGGTGGCGGCAGCGGCGGCCTCCGTGTGCCCGTTCTCGCACGGAGGACGGGCACACCGGCACGGAATTCGGGCTCGCACGTCTCGCTGCTGAACTGTCGTATGTCCGTGGTGGACCGCCGTCGCGCAAACCAGCAGGTCGAGCGGATCTGCCGCGCGATGTCGGCCCCTCCGGGTGCGGTGAGCGCGAGCCGAGGGCGTCCAACTCCTCGGCGAGTTGCCGCGCACCCCGCGCAGCCACGGTTGCCCTGCTCGCCCAGACCGAGCTGCTGCGTGCCGAGCAGCGCCGGGTGGCCGTGTTGGACGAGCGCGCCCGGATCGCCCGCGAGATCCGGATGGATGCCGTACACGCCGCCGGGCCCCGGGCCCAGGCCTGTGCGTGCGTCATCCAGCACCAGAGCCCCTTCCAGGCCGCGGTGCCCTTCCTGGTCATCCAGGGTGTCACCCCGCTCATCTGGCCGCTGCTGGTCCGGCTGCTGCACCGGGTGGGCCCCGGCCCCATGCTCGTCACCGGGTTCGTCTCCCTGGCCGGCGCCCAACTGTGGCTGCGCGCGGTGCCGATCCACGAAAGCGGCCTGGTCCCCCTGCTCGGGCCGCTGGTGCTCAACGGTGTCGGCTTCGGTCTGGTCGTCGCCGCCCTCACCGCCGCTGCCGTCAACGTCGTACCGCCCAACCTGACCGGCATGGCGCGCGCCACCACCAGCCTGGTCCGCGACCTCGGGCAGACCCTCGGCCCGGCCAAGGGCAAGGACACCTCCACCACCCTCGGCCCCTGGCTGGTCACCGCCGACGAGCTGGAACCTCACCGCAACCCGGAGGGCTTCCTCGACGTCGCCCTGACCGTCCAGGTCAACGGCGAGACCGTCGGCCGGGACCGACTGGGCAACATGGCCTGGACGTTCGAGGAGATGGCGGCGTACGCCTCCCGCGGCACATGGATCCGCCCCGGCGACATCCTGGGCTCCGGCACCTGTGGAAACGGCGGCTGTTTGGCCGAACTCTGGGGCCGCGCCGGCACCTTCGAACCCCCGCCGGTCGTCCCCGGCGACATCGTCACCATGACGGTCGAGGGCATCGGCACCATCAGCAACACCGTCGTCGAGGGCGTCCCCCCGATTCCCCTGCCAGCCGCCCGCCGCAGGGGATGA
- a CDS encoding Tat pathway signal protein: MVSGITLKSVKKKIAIAAAAAGLVMAFSGQAQAASYYQSTSDGCASVNGSYNYWQVGTAGGYALYDTNWDFTIWDNCADGKGAGLYTTYQKWENGGWNYHGYTKLGSDSNGANSTPGYASSNGYSLRDVKLYVCFVGDGNSCVSLF, translated from the coding sequence ATGGTCAGTGGCATCACGCTCAAGAGCGTCAAGAAGAAGATCGCGATCGCGGCCGCCGCCGCAGGGCTGGTCATGGCCTTCTCCGGCCAGGCTCAGGCCGCGAGCTACTACCAGAGCACGTCGGACGGCTGCGCCTCCGTCAACGGCTCGTACAACTACTGGCAGGTCGGGACAGCCGGCGGCTACGCGCTCTACGACACCAACTGGGACTTCACGATCTGGGACAACTGCGCCGACGGCAAGGGCGCGGGGCTCTACACCACGTACCAGAAGTGGGAGAACGGCGGCTGGAACTACCACGGCTACACCAAGCTCGGTTCGGACAGCAACGGCGCCAACAGCACCCCCGGTTACGCCAGCAGCAACGGGTACAGCCTCCGCGACGTGAAGCTGTACGTCTGCTTCGTCGGTGACGGCAATTCCTGCGTGTCGCTGTTCTAG
- a CDS encoding response regulator: MIRTLVVDDDFHISHIHCDYASRVEGFEVVGRAATVAETLDAVHTLHPDLLLLDIFLPDGSGLDVLRQLSGDEGGARPDAIMITADRDITSVRTAMKLGAVGYLVKPFGSADLAERLTAYRELQHRVDALGLASRTDQADVDALFSAVRPPAVPRVPAKGHSAPTLALLHQVLRTAPDALSAAQAAELTGVSRATAQRYLSYLVREGMVRLELRYGTTGRPEHRYRIVH, translated from the coding sequence ATGATCAGGACCCTGGTGGTGGACGACGACTTCCACATCAGCCACATCCACTGCGACTACGCGTCGCGCGTCGAGGGCTTCGAGGTGGTCGGCCGGGCGGCGACGGTGGCCGAGACGCTGGACGCGGTGCACACCCTTCACCCCGACCTGCTGCTGCTCGACATCTTCCTGCCGGACGGCAGCGGACTCGACGTGCTGCGGCAGCTCAGCGGAGACGAGGGCGGCGCCCGCCCCGACGCGATCATGATCACTGCCGACAGGGACATCACCTCGGTGCGGACCGCCATGAAACTCGGCGCGGTGGGCTACCTGGTCAAGCCGTTCGGCTCCGCCGACCTGGCCGAGCGGCTCACCGCCTACCGCGAACTCCAGCACCGGGTGGACGCCCTGGGCCTGGCCTCACGAACCGACCAGGCCGACGTGGACGCCCTGTTCAGTGCCGTCCGGCCGCCGGCCGTCCCCCGGGTCCCGGCCAAGGGGCACTCCGCGCCGACCCTCGCCCTTCTGCACCAGGTCCTGCGCACCGCCCCCGACGCCCTGTCCGCGGCCCAGGCCGCCGAACTCACCGGCGTCTCCCGTGCCACGGCCCAGCGGTACCTCTCCTACCTCGTACGCGAGGGCATGGTCCGGCTCGAACTCCGCTACGGCACCACCGGCCGGCCCGAACACCGCTACCGGATCGTGCACTGA